The following proteins are co-located in the Brevibacillus laterosporus DSM 25 genome:
- a CDS encoding cation:proton antiporter — translation MDHLVFEVGTALLLVAIAALIAGKLKFSIIPFLIVLGMIVGPHAPTIGILDFTFIESQKIIDFMGRIGVLFLLFYLGLEFSVGKLIKSGKSIAVSGTIYVALNFVLGLIYGYMTGFPLLETLIIAGFVSVSSSAIVAKILVDLRRTGNSETELILGIILFDDIFLAVFLSIMSGLLLGGATSIGGSILSVLISIGYMLLFFVIARKGTPILNKLLNIASDEIFIIVVFAALFFVAGFSETIHVAEAIGALLFGLALSETEHSKRIEKLVIPFRDFFGAIFFFSFGLSIDPLTLGGAIWLALGVVILTIVSNYVAGMIAGRRSGLSHKASSNIGLTIMARGEFTIIVANLGIAGGLMPILKPFSALYVLILAILGPLLTKESKLVYQFMNKIFGWSQKTEKRAEKKIEKS, via the coding sequence ATGGATCATTTGGTATTTGAGGTTGGAACTGCGCTTTTGTTGGTGGCGATTGCAGCATTGATTGCGGGAAAATTAAAATTCTCGATTATTCCGTTTTTAATTGTCTTGGGAATGATAGTAGGTCCACATGCTCCTACGATTGGGATTTTGGATTTTACATTTATTGAATCCCAGAAAATCATTGATTTTATGGGTAGGATTGGCGTTTTGTTTTTACTGTTCTATCTTGGGCTAGAATTCTCAGTCGGTAAGCTCATCAAATCAGGGAAATCTATCGCCGTTAGTGGGACCATATATGTAGCTCTTAACTTTGTATTGGGACTTATCTACGGTTACATGACGGGATTCCCATTGCTAGAAACTTTGATTATTGCTGGTTTTGTGTCGGTGTCCTCCAGTGCGATTGTAGCCAAAATCTTAGTAGATTTGAGGCGGACGGGAAACTCAGAAACAGAACTTATCCTGGGAATTATTCTCTTTGACGATATTTTCCTCGCAGTATTCCTTTCTATTATGTCAGGATTGTTGTTAGGTGGAGCAACATCGATTGGAGGAAGCATTCTATCTGTTCTCATTTCAATCGGATATATGTTACTGTTTTTTGTGATTGCGCGTAAAGGAACCCCTATCTTAAATAAACTACTAAATATTGCTTCAGATGAAATTTTTATTATTGTAGTGTTTGCAGCTTTGTTCTTTGTTGCTGGTTTTTCTGAAACCATTCACGTAGCAGAGGCAATCGGTGCCTTACTATTTGGCTTAGCATTATCAGAGACAGAGCACAGTAAACGAATTGAAAAGCTCGTTATTCCATTCCGAGATTTTTTTGGAGCCATATTTTTCTTTAGTTTTGGGCTCAGTATTGATCCATTAACACTAGGCGGTGCCATTTGGCTTGCGTTAGGTGTTGTTATTTTAACCATAGTGAGTAATTACGTTGCCGGTATGATTGCAGGCAGACGCTCAGGATTGTCTCATAAAGCGTCTAGTAACATCGGGCTAACGATAATGGCTCGCGGTGAGTTTACCATTATTGTAGCGAATCTTGGTATTGCAGGTGGGCTTATGCCTATATTAAAACCATTTTCTGCCTTATACGTGTTGATTCTTGCGATTCTCGGACCTTTGCTCACCAAAGAATCTAAGCTCGTTTATCAGTTTATGAACAAAATTTTTGGCTGGAGTCAAAAAACAGAAAAAAGGGCAGAGAAGAAGATAGAGAAGTCATAA
- a CDS encoding helix-turn-helix domain-containing protein: MVDSKTTQTIGELIRAKRTELGISLSEVSRVTGVSKGVISKVESGETKRPELRTLKPIADVLEIPCEEIIECCIEMEQRVGILDVFLSESIEISNLSLITKVANKLLESPQEDTYTLLEHLYKLANKNTNTAIRLTLYNIIITYARVHGVPMYIAKGLYQKYLIEREDLKRLEESFKVGEESLYYVDFLSDEEKITFYFRMTLHAHNTKKFAECIELCKMGLRKETPGTELKARAHLAMINSLLFLENYDEVEYHLDVFEQYPYHFVPDATKITRAIVKAKTKQFDVAIPMLQECLDEVSKDLKIHVANELFDVFFQTRDMNSIAELLTLEEECMISNPQTPYQHISIGTFYQFKGDFMMETGSLEQGKESYLLSLGTFKKVNAYQELTECMKHIFEYFSKNLMSVDIEYVKRLNEVYNGAVRRKCN, translated from the coding sequence ATGGTCGACAGTAAAACTACCCAAACAATCGGGGAACTGATAAGAGCAAAAAGAACAGAGTTAGGCATCAGTTTATCAGAGGTATCCAGAGTGACTGGGGTTAGTAAGGGGGTTATTTCCAAAGTAGAAAGTGGTGAGACTAAGCGCCCAGAGTTACGAACTTTAAAACCAATCGCAGATGTTTTAGAAATCCCTTGCGAAGAGATCATTGAATGTTGTATTGAAATGGAACAACGAGTTGGTATTTTGGATGTATTTTTATCAGAATCCATTGAAATTTCCAACCTTTCCTTAATCACAAAAGTGGCGAACAAGCTCCTTGAGTCTCCTCAGGAGGATACATATACATTATTAGAACATTTGTATAAACTTGCGAATAAGAACACCAATACAGCGATCCGGTTAACCCTATATAATATCATTATTACATACGCCAGAGTTCATGGAGTACCGATGTATATTGCTAAAGGGTTATATCAAAAATACTTAATTGAGAGAGAAGATTTGAAACGTTTGGAAGAATCGTTTAAAGTAGGAGAAGAATCATTATATTATGTTGATTTTTTATCTGATGAAGAAAAAATTACTTTTTATTTTAGAATGACATTGCATGCCCATAACACGAAGAAATTTGCTGAGTGCATCGAGTTATGTAAGATGGGCCTGAGAAAAGAAACTCCAGGAACCGAGTTAAAGGCTAGAGCTCACTTAGCTATGATTAACTCCCTGTTATTTTTAGAAAATTATGATGAAGTAGAGTATCATTTAGATGTTTTCGAACAGTATCCGTATCATTTTGTACCGGATGCTACGAAAATTACTCGTGCTATTGTAAAAGCGAAAACGAAGCAGTTTGATGTAGCTATTCCAATGTTACAAGAGTGTCTAGATGAGGTAAGTAAGGATCTGAAAATACACGTGGCGAATGAACTATTTGATGTATTTTTTCAAACAAGAGACATGAACTCAATTGCAGAACTGCTGACCTTAGAAGAGGAATGTATGATTAGTAATCCTCAAACACCCTATCAGCATATTTCTATCGGAACATTCTACCAATTCAAAGGGGATTTCATGATGGAAACCGGTTCCCTTGAACAAGGAAAAGAGAGCTATCTGTTGAGTTTAGGTACTTTTAAAAAAGTCAATGCCTACCAAGAGTTAACAGAGTGTATGAAACATATCTTTGAATATTTTTCAAAAAATTTAATGTCAGTAGATATTGAATATGTCAAAAGATTAAATGAAGTGTATAATGGTGCTGTAAGAAGAAAATGTAACTAG
- a CDS encoding methyl-accepting chemotaxis protein: MFKIWNKKDPSPTLESSRVDKKQMDSLLSSKASQAIASTKISSASHTGSLINNDTYHHLLSSINLYEQNMKLSQSGKLLDDLQETTKRAIHVSKSSEELACSVVDVAESTSKMAQFTEETTSKAYKSGKSISESLAIFREVEHSVSSMNDTFDSLQQGITSTHKIVDTIQSISNQTHLLALNASIEAARSGEHGRGFAVVAQEVRKLAEDTKRALADISIHMEEVMKTSLTMREQVQVTQQQVAVGAHQATEAEVSLRHMIDEMRSIETQTSNIASITEEQAAATREIDEHIHNIVEQISESSDSLRNMGIEVNALSREINKTRLYNIEAHGKQHEWHDHPDLLKRVVIQDHLWWVWKVYNAIYGFEVLNPSEVIDHTACRLGNWYKLEQDRVPVALKPGFEKAHHNVHRLAKEIAVALQNGDKHRAKAYQAELERASSEVVRFIEKMM, translated from the coding sequence ACAGTCTCCTGTCTTCCAAGGCTTCACAAGCTATAGCATCTACAAAAATAAGTTCTGCATCCCATACAGGTTCACTTATAAACAATGATACATACCATCACTTGCTCTCAAGCATTAATCTCTACGAGCAGAATATGAAGCTAAGTCAAAGCGGCAAGCTTTTGGATGATCTACAAGAGACGACCAAACGGGCCATACATGTGAGTAAGTCATCAGAAGAATTAGCTTGTTCAGTAGTAGACGTGGCCGAAAGTACAAGTAAAATGGCCCAATTTACCGAAGAGACAACAAGTAAGGCATACAAAAGTGGAAAGAGTATCAGTGAATCCCTAGCTATTTTCCGTGAAGTAGAACATTCCGTTTCTTCTATGAACGATACCTTCGATAGCTTGCAACAAGGGATTACTTCTACACATAAAATTGTCGATACCATTCAGAGTATCTCTAACCAAACCCATTTACTAGCGCTGAACGCTTCGATTGAGGCAGCAAGATCAGGCGAGCATGGGCGAGGGTTTGCAGTCGTAGCTCAAGAGGTGAGGAAGCTTGCGGAGGATACCAAGCGTGCTCTGGCGGATATTTCTATTCATATGGAAGAAGTAATGAAAACATCTCTGACAATGCGCGAACAGGTGCAAGTAACACAACAGCAGGTTGCAGTGGGAGCTCATCAGGCTACGGAGGCGGAGGTTTCTTTGCGGCATATGATTGACGAAATGCGTAGCATCGAGACACAGACTAGTAATATCGCATCAATTACGGAGGAACAAGCCGCAGCTACTCGGGAAATTGATGAGCATATACATAATATCGTGGAACAAATTTCGGAATCTAGTGACTCTTTACGTAATATGGGAATAGAAGTGAATGCGCTTTCGAGAGAGATAAACAAGACAAGATTGTACAACATTGAGGCGCATGGCAAGCAACATGAATGGCATGATCATCCGGATTTGTTAAAACGGGTCGTAATTCAAGATCATCTTTGGTGGGTGTGGAAGGTGTACAATGCTATTTATGGGTTTGAAGTATTAAATCCCTCTGAAGTCATAGATCATACGGCATGTCGTTTAGGGAATTGGTATAAGCTAGAACAAGATCGTGTACCAGTAGCGTTAAAGCCTGGTTTTGAGAAAGCGCACCATAATGTTCATCGTTTAGCAAAAGAAATTGCTGTCGCCCTTCAGAATGGGGATAAGCATCGAGCTAAAGCTTACCAAGCGGAACTAGAACGCGCTTCTAGTGAAGTCGTACGATTTATTGAAAAAATGATGTAA
- a CDS encoding cation:proton antiporter regulatory subunit: MDIREIELPGIGRKFEMITRNNEKVVIVIHDDGRREIYQFDAEDHDESISSVLFNDAEARKVAEILGGVVYKPKALETVEMAFHDLVIEWFKVSPNALAVNRSILEVDIRNKYSVTVIAIMKKNLKNVLNPGPEAIIEAGDTLVLSGERTHLKAAIRELLSNEGD, translated from the coding sequence ATGGATATTCGAGAAATTGAACTACCTGGGATCGGTCGAAAATTCGAAATGATTACAAGAAATAATGAGAAGGTGGTTATCGTTATTCACGATGATGGTCGAAGAGAGATTTATCAATTCGATGCAGAAGATCACGACGAAAGCATCTCTAGTGTGCTTTTTAACGATGCCGAAGCTAGAAAAGTGGCTGAAATTCTAGGTGGAGTTGTCTATAAGCCGAAAGCGCTTGAGACAGTTGAAATGGCTTTTCATGATTTAGTAATTGAATGGTTTAAGGTATCACCAAATGCTTTGGCAGTTAATCGGTCGATCCTAGAGGTGGATATTCGCAATAAGTACAGTGTAACTGTGATTGCGATCATGAAGAAGAATTTGAAAAATGTTCTGAATCCGGGACCAGAAGCGATCATAGAAGCTGGGGATACGTTAGTTCTAAGTGGGGAAAGAACACATTTAAAGGCGGCGATTCGTGAATTATTATCTAACGAGGGGGACTAA
- a CDS encoding acyltransferase family protein — protein sequence MYMDSRIVKSLFILQLLSSFLVFAGHYTALVLNYTDPFWIIALNQISRYGTVFLAIITGFFTARSLERLKGSGWSFFSGKITYIVIPFLLFGVLYHYLLTEQLPSHRIDYLNIILGKTGGQLYFIFMLCQYYVFAYIFRNIINKKNILVLIWVFMVFQYVYINYLHQPWLGLSTRHVLPTWIFTFYLGHIIYWYREKIILLLKNNQPVVVGFVGISLFSAVLFVLSETTYVAVHMRFVLATLVTLLTGLLFLFDWAEYIPVTFRKGLTFFIYLTHSAVTILVNKTLIGYLGDIAWIFESTWYTLIYLVIIYCITFGISMILSKMMNLMEAYKRRKIKQIEGQM from the coding sequence ATGTACATGGATTCGAGAATAGTAAAATCGTTGTTTATTCTACAATTGCTCTCATCATTTCTAGTGTTTGCTGGACATTACACCGCATTAGTGCTCAACTATACAGATCCATTTTGGATTATCGCTTTAAATCAAATCAGCCGTTATGGAACTGTTTTTTTAGCAATTATTACGGGATTTTTTACTGCCAGATCCCTGGAACGATTAAAAGGGAGTGGTTGGAGCTTTTTCTCGGGAAAGATTACTTATATCGTTATACCGTTCCTATTATTTGGTGTTTTGTACCACTATTTATTAACGGAACAGCTCCCTTCGCACAGAATTGATTATCTTAACATCATACTTGGTAAAACGGGTGGGCAGCTTTATTTTATTTTCATGCTTTGCCAATATTATGTATTCGCTTACATTTTTAGGAATATTATTAACAAAAAGAATATTCTTGTGTTGATCTGGGTGTTTATGGTATTCCAATACGTGTATATTAATTACTTACACCAGCCTTGGCTTGGGTTGAGCACACGGCATGTGTTACCTACCTGGATTTTCACATTTTACTTGGGACATATCATTTATTGGTACCGTGAAAAAATCATTCTGTTATTGAAGAATAATCAGCCTGTTGTTGTAGGTTTTGTTGGAATTTCCTTATTTAGTGCAGTACTGTTTGTATTATCTGAAACAACCTACGTAGCGGTTCATATGCGGTTTGTATTAGCGACGCTTGTTACGTTGCTAACAGGCTTACTTTTTCTGTTCGATTGGGCAGAATATATTCCTGTGACCTTTCGTAAAGGCTTGACCTTTTTCATATACCTTACACATTCAGCTGTTACTATTTTAGTAAATAAGACATTGATTGGTTATCTAGGTGATATCGCTTGGATTTTTGAAAGTACGTGGTATACGCTCATTTATTTAGTCATTATTTATTGCATTACTTTTGGAATTTCTATGATTTTGTCTAAAATGATGAATCTGATGGAGGCATATAAACGGAGGAAGATTAAGCAAATAGAAGGCCAAATGTAA
- a CDS encoding methyl-accepting chemotaxis protein, whose protein sequence is MKLKGIFQFKSIKGQLLFIICGLLIITCLGLTSLAFFEAQKQMVTSAEEMLLPLAQQAAGNYQAQLTDDITFVESLAAREAVKKYQTDSETIKKNLDTLVKEHGVIDWGIADATGKTVIGSNEGKDISKKVYFQKALTGASNTSDVFIASQTKEPIIVFAAPIRTGNQIIGVVYVVQSADELVKFLSTLSFSETGQGFVVDKTGTIVVTDDIPKMKTQENLIVMSQTDDSFKQLATILSDLITGNAGSGSYHYQGIKKYVGYAPIPLTGGGIVIYINSDDLLGGVDSMRNFLILISVFFLLASIGIAYWYAYTLSRSIHSFKDILGRMAQGELNTSIDDKLLKRKDELGELSHMLQNMKNSFSNLIGVVQKQSTEIDQSSQSLSNVSNEMSTATESVSISIQDVATGVTSQTEDLIEIGETLSSYGTQLDEMVRAIEEVDSNGKNIHTLANESNQNLNQLITSVDEVNQVFQDFIGNIVTANDNLKDVHHITTVINQIAEQTNLLALNAAIEAARAGESGRGFAVVADEVRKLAEQSRQSSQMIADMISAVSADSDQMLMNATSMKEAISGQKSEVDIATTSFRNIMAEIDGINPKLEQLSLSAQHMQQQKEDIIAKVESSSSISQEVAASSEEIAATSEQASASAQEVHATASTLANMTKQMQDELKRFKI, encoded by the coding sequence TTGAAATTGAAAGGAATCTTTCAGTTTAAATCAATTAAAGGGCAGCTATTATTTATTATTTGTGGCTTGCTGATCATAACCTGCTTAGGACTTACAAGCCTTGCTTTCTTTGAAGCACAAAAGCAAATGGTCACAAGTGCAGAGGAAATGCTTTTGCCTCTTGCCCAACAAGCAGCTGGAAATTATCAAGCTCAATTGACAGATGACATAACATTTGTAGAAAGTTTAGCAGCTAGAGAAGCAGTTAAAAAATATCAAACAGATTCAGAAACAATTAAAAAGAATCTTGATACCCTAGTAAAAGAGCATGGTGTAATAGATTGGGGTATTGCAGACGCTACAGGTAAGACCGTGATTGGTAGTAATGAAGGGAAAGATATTAGTAAAAAGGTCTATTTCCAAAAAGCATTGACCGGAGCTTCAAATACATCAGACGTATTTATCGCCAGCCAAACGAAAGAACCTATTATCGTGTTTGCTGCACCTATCCGTACGGGAAATCAGATTATTGGTGTTGTATACGTCGTTCAATCTGCTGATGAATTGGTAAAGTTTTTGTCTACGCTTAGTTTCAGTGAAACAGGACAAGGCTTTGTTGTAGATAAAACCGGAACGATTGTCGTCACTGATGATATTCCAAAAATGAAAACACAAGAAAACTTGATTGTGATGTCTCAGACCGATGACAGCTTTAAACAGCTCGCTACCATTTTGTCCGATTTGATTACGGGAAATGCTGGTTCTGGCTCTTATCATTATCAAGGAATAAAAAAATATGTTGGGTACGCCCCGATCCCTCTTACAGGCGGTGGAATTGTGATCTATATCAATTCCGATGATCTACTTGGCGGCGTTGATAGCATGCGAAATTTTTTAATACTAATCTCTGTTTTCTTCTTGTTAGCATCTATTGGTATTGCCTATTGGTATGCTTATACGCTAAGTCGTTCCATCCACTCCTTTAAAGACATTCTAGGAAGAATGGCACAAGGCGAGCTAAACACATCAATCGATGACAAGCTACTCAAGCGTAAAGACGAGCTTGGTGAGCTGTCTCACATGCTACAAAATATGAAAAACTCCTTTAGTAATTTAATTGGTGTTGTACAAAAGCAATCGACGGAAATCGATCAATCTTCTCAGAGCCTAAGTAACGTTTCCAATGAAATGAGCACCGCTACGGAAAGTGTATCTATCTCCATTCAAGATGTAGCAACGGGTGTTACTTCCCAAACAGAAGATTTGATTGAGATTGGTGAGACACTTAGCTCGTATGGCACACAATTAGATGAGATGGTCCGTGCAATTGAAGAAGTAGACTCTAACGGAAAAAATATTCATACCTTAGCAAATGAAAGTAACCAAAACCTGAATCAGCTCATCACATCGGTCGATGAAGTAAATCAGGTATTCCAGGATTTCATCGGAAATATTGTCACAGCCAACGATAACCTAAAAGATGTTCATCATATCACTACTGTCATTAATCAGATTGCTGAACAAACAAACCTGTTAGCCCTAAACGCAGCTATTGAAGCAGCCAGAGCAGGAGAATCAGGTAGAGGCTTCGCTGTCGTAGCTGATGAAGTACGTAAATTAGCAGAGCAATCCCGACAATCTTCCCAAATGATCGCAGACATGATTAGCGCTGTGTCCGCAGATTCAGATCAAATGTTGATGAATGCAACATCAATGAAAGAAGCTATCTCTGGGCAAAAATCAGAAGTGGATATAGCCACTACCTCTTTCCGTAACATCATGGCAGAAATTGATGGCATTAATCCAAAATTGGAGCAGCTTAGCCTCTCTGCCCAGCACATGCAGCAGCAAAAGGAAGATATTATAGCAAAAGTGGAATCCAGCTCCAGCATTTCGCAGGAAGTTGCTGCCTCTTCAGAGGAAATTGCAGCCACATCCGAGCAAGCCTCCGCTTCTGCTCAGGAAGTACACGCTACCGCTAGCACATTAGCTAACATGACTAAGCAGATGCAGGACGAGCTGAAGCGATTTAAAATTTAG
- a CDS encoding TM2 domain-containing protein, with the protein MDNLTARRNLTTNQQLMVNVEFDKRKKSKVIAYLLLIFLGTIGGHRFYSGDTGIAIGMIVVGIISWFLLFIPIAVWAIIDVFLIGKRIDKLNEQLETTIIQKVKMINIVTTT; encoded by the coding sequence ATGGATAATTTGACTGCAAGACGAAACTTAACCACCAATCAACAACTCATGGTAAACGTAGAATTTGACAAACGAAAAAAGTCAAAGGTAATTGCCTATCTTCTGTTGATTTTTTTAGGTACCATAGGAGGTCACCGATTTTATAGTGGTGACACGGGGATTGCTATTGGTATGATTGTCGTCGGGATCATCAGTTGGTTTCTCTTGTTCATTCCAATTGCTGTTTGGGCAATTATTGACGTATTTCTCATCGGAAAACGCATCGATAAGCTTAATGAACAGTTGGAAACAACTATTATTCAAAAGGTAAAAATGATCAACATAGTAACAACTACATAA